A genomic segment from Nitrosopumilus sp. K4 encodes:
- a CDS encoding class I SAM-dependent DNA methyltransferase, which produces MSEELNTKYPDGHGLRIGNYEYYLLGNTTLKQLKKNKIIPNKDYKKYETRKPDGLLVDRRNKKKIKTICILEHKDDGKFKTEADKKNAIEECNDVCQILNAEIGIATDNNSYIWFNPKQKNKITEYEDRTTKAKRSYSIIIDTTDKPFTNKFAINQKTDELDVKKLTSNTKQTLEDVEKIRNILSPKNSKIVDDIQIDPTKLAKQIWQDVWSVSGATPEKCLYTFVELFIFKYLSDLNILTEDNSGNKVNFKDIFALDPAKAFMNYTKNVRPYLKEMFPPSTIDNTTIINGTVLNPTVPEHSDAFYKILKRFNTFGEMKNINPDFKSKVFEQFMKESISKKNWGQYFTPRNIVDAMIKMSDIEKLDKDSKVCDPACGVGGFILEPMKTLDDGVNFYYKITGNKIIPRLEFSGFDKGFEKEEQLTIILAKANMLIFLSELLKKNDAMAKEFSNLFNSTMNLITNTILGTLAQTEYDKYDLILTNPPYVTSGSSNYKTAIKNNATLKKFYKINALGVESLFLEWIINSLKPDKKAFVIIPDGILNRNESKLRAFVRDECIIDGIISLPINAFYTTPKKTYILCITKKPNESHDERHKNEQTTPVFTYLVSDIGETLDVNRFQIDENDLETMVPLFNQFKGIRSTFPTDDKRCKIQPIEKFDPEQHWAVDRWWSKDEKIELGIEEEETVLTLEEFVEKTQEVATKINELTKELGQFQ; this is translated from the coding sequence GTGAGTGAAGAACTAAATACAAAATATCCTGATGGACATGGATTACGCATAGGTAATTATGAATACTATCTATTAGGAAACACCACTCTAAAACAATTAAAAAAAAATAAAATCATTCCAAATAAAGATTACAAAAAATATGAAACCCGTAAACCTGATGGTTTATTGGTTGATAGGAGAAACAAAAAGAAAATCAAAACTATTTGCATATTGGAACACAAGGACGATGGTAAATTTAAGACGGAAGCAGATAAAAAAAATGCTATCGAAGAATGTAATGATGTATGTCAGATACTAAATGCTGAAATAGGCATTGCAACGGATAATAATTCTTACATCTGGTTTAACCCCAAACAAAAAAACAAAATAACCGAATATGAGGATAGAACAACCAAAGCAAAAAGAAGTTATTCCATAATCATAGATACAACAGACAAACCATTCACAAACAAATTTGCTATTAATCAAAAGACAGATGAATTAGATGTCAAAAAATTAACATCCAATACAAAACAAACTTTGGAAGATGTAGAAAAAATTAGAAATATACTTTCACCAAAAAATTCAAAAATTGTAGATGATATTCAAATAGACCCTACAAAACTAGCAAAACAAATTTGGCAAGATGTATGGTCGGTAAGTGGTGCAACGCCTGAAAAATGTCTTTATACATTCGTTGAGTTATTCATATTCAAATATCTAAGTGATCTCAATATTTTAACAGAAGATAATAGTGGAAATAAAGTTAATTTCAAAGATATTTTTGCGTTAGATCCTGCTAAAGCATTCATGAATTACACAAAAAATGTAAGACCATATCTTAAAGAAATGTTTCCACCATCCACGATTGATAACACCACAATCATAAATGGAACTGTTCTTAATCCTACAGTTCCAGAGCACAGTGACGCTTTTTACAAAATCTTAAAACGATTTAACACATTTGGAGAAATGAAGAATATCAATCCCGATTTCAAATCTAAGGTTTTTGAACAATTTATGAAAGAAAGCATTAGTAAAAAAAATTGGGGGCAATATTTCACTCCTAGAAATATTGTAGATGCAATGATAAAGATGTCAGATATTGAAAAATTAGATAAAGACTCCAAAGTTTGCGATCCAGCATGTGGAGTTGGCGGTTTTATTCTTGAACCAATGAAAACTTTGGATGACGGGGTCAATTTTTACTACAAAATAACAGGAAACAAGATCATACCTAGACTTGAGTTTTCTGGTTTCGATAAAGGTTTTGAGAAAGAAGAACAACTCACCATAATTCTAGCCAAAGCCAACATGTTGATTTTTCTGTCTGAATTATTGAAGAAAAATGATGCAATGGCAAAAGAATTCTCGAATTTATTTAACTCTACAATGAATCTCATAACAAATACTATTCTTGGAACATTGGCACAAACAGAGTATGACAAGTATGATCTGATTCTTACTAATCCACCCTATGTAACGAGTGGTAGCAGTAATTACAAAACTGCAATAAAAAATAATGCAACACTCAAAAAATTTTATAAAATTAACGCTTTAGGAGTGGAAAGCCTATTTTTGGAATGGATAATCAATAGTTTGAAGCCAGACAAAAAAGCATTTGTGATTATTCCTGATGGAATTCTCAACAGAAATGAAAGTAAGTTACGTGCATTTGTAAGAGATGAATGTATTATAGACGGAATAATTTCACTCCCGATTAATGCATTTTACACTACTCCTAAAAAGACATACATTTTATGCATAACCAAAAAACCAAACGAGTCACATGATGAAAGACACAAAAATGAACAGACAACACCTGTGTTTACTTATTTGGTCAGTGATATAGGAGAAACGTTGGATGTTAATAGGTTCCAAATTGATGAAAATGACTTAGAAACTATGGTGCCTCTTTTCAATCAATTTAAGGGTATAAGAAGTACATTCCCCACTGATGATAAAAGATGCAAAATTCAACCAATAGAGAAATTTGATCCTGAGCAACATTGGGCTGTAGATAGATGGTGGTCAAAAGATGAAAAAATTGAATTAGGCATTGAAGAAGAAGAGACTGTTTTAACTCTAGAGGAATTTGTAGAGAAAACACAAGAAGTTGCAACAAAAATCAATGAATTAACTAAAGAGTTAGGTCAATTCCAATGA